One window from the genome of Cyclobacterium amurskyense encodes:
- a CDS encoding IS3 family transposase: MAQLCELFGKSRQGYYKALNYIYRGAFEEEVVLSLVLKIRKKAKTSRWGLRKINPLIQKDLIGMKIKIGRDKLFDLLRVNGLLVTKRKRKFFTTQSHHWLRKYHNLVENMVVYRPNQLWVSDITYLLLNGQVMYLYLITDAYSQKIVGWNLSLDLKAESALEALKVAFQSQENINHYSLVHHSDRGVQYCSYDYTDLLKKKKVWISMTKPASPHENAIAERVNGILKEEWLEDIAGETNINPKKYIIKIIKIYNDMRPHESLGNLTPNQVHDEGFTRHDTERVIGKKYNWKKKTEPVKARSENSNAIGPNDYSLASCSSAELASALSWYCKLNETS, from the coding sequence TTGGCCCAACTTTGTGAATTGTTTGGCAAGAGCAGGCAGGGCTACTATAAAGCTTTAAATTATATTTACCGCGGGGCATTTGAGGAAGAGGTGGTCTTGAGTCTTGTTTTAAAGATCAGAAAGAAGGCCAAAACATCCAGATGGGGGTTGAGAAAGATAAACCCTCTGATTCAGAAAGACCTAATAGGAATGAAAATCAAGATAGGCAGGGATAAACTGTTTGATTTGCTTCGAGTGAACGGGTTATTAGTAACCAAAAGAAAAAGGAAGTTTTTCACTACCCAAAGCCATCATTGGCTTAGGAAGTACCATAACCTGGTAGAAAACATGGTTGTCTACAGGCCCAACCAGTTATGGGTTTCCGATATTACCTACCTTTTACTAAATGGGCAAGTCATGTATCTGTATCTTATTACGGATGCTTATTCCCAGAAAATAGTGGGCTGGAATCTTTCTCTGGATCTGAAGGCTGAATCAGCACTTGAAGCCCTGAAGGTGGCTTTCCAGTCTCAAGAAAACATTAACCATTATTCCCTTGTCCATCATTCGGACCGTGGGGTACAGTACTGCAGTTATGATTACACCGACCTATTGAAAAAGAAGAAAGTTTGGATCAGTATGACGAAGCCCGCTTCACCACATGAAAATGCCATAGCGGAAAGAGTAAATGGAATCCTAAAGGAAGAGTGGCTGGAGGATATTGCAGGAGAAACAAATATCAACCCGAAAAAATACATCATTAAAATTATCAAAATCTATAATGATATGAGACCACACGAGAGTTTAGGAAATCTAACACCTAACCAAGTACATGACGAAGGTTTTACAAGGCATGATACCGAACGCGTTATTGGAAAGAAATATAATTGGAAAAAGAAGACCGAACCTGTCAAGGCCCGGTCTGAAAATAGCAACGCTATCGGACCAAACGACTATTCCTTGGCAAGTTGCTCCTCAGCAGAGCTTGCCTCCGCTTTATCGTGGTACTGTAAGTTAAATGAAACTTCTTAG
- the asnS gene encoding asparagine--tRNA ligase gives MSFNNRIKIKHLLENPTPEEKATLMGWVRTKRSNKHVTFIAINDGSCIQNYQCVADPQIISEDILRKANTGACLKITGTIVNSQGAGQSTEIQATSIEVLGEADPDKFPIQPKKHSLEFLRENAHLRVRTNTFGAIFRVRNQLSFAIHQYFHEKGFVYIHSPIITASDAEGAGETFQVTTLDLKNPPKNKEGELDFQEDFFGRATNLTVSGQLEGELAAMALSEVYTFGPTFRAENSNTTRHLAEFWMIEPEMAFFDAEDNQNLAEDFLQYVIKFALKHCKEDLEFLDKRAAEEEKGKKADQRSDMGLLERLDFVTQNEFVRITYTEAFEILKASKQNKKKKFVYPIEEWGTDLQSEHERFLVEKHFKKPVILTDYPKEIKSFYMKQNSDNKTVAAMDILFPGIGEIVGGSQREENLDKLCQRMDELKISKEEMWWYLDTRKFGTAPHAGFGLGFERLVLFVTGMGNIRDVIPFPRTPGNAEF, from the coding sequence ATGTCATTTAACAACAGAATTAAAATAAAACATTTACTGGAGAACCCTACTCCAGAGGAAAAAGCGACCCTAATGGGTTGGGTAAGAACCAAAAGGAGCAATAAGCACGTAACTTTCATCGCCATAAATGATGGGTCTTGTATCCAAAATTATCAATGTGTGGCCGACCCTCAAATAATTTCGGAAGATATTCTTCGAAAAGCAAATACTGGGGCCTGTTTGAAAATTACCGGTACAATCGTAAACTCTCAGGGTGCTGGGCAATCTACTGAAATCCAAGCCACCTCTATAGAAGTACTGGGAGAAGCCGATCCTGATAAGTTTCCGATTCAGCCGAAAAAACACTCTTTGGAATTCTTACGTGAAAATGCTCACTTGAGAGTTAGGACAAACACCTTTGGGGCAATCTTTCGTGTGCGCAACCAACTTTCCTTTGCGATTCACCAATATTTCCACGAAAAGGGATTTGTCTACATTCACTCACCAATCATCACTGCATCCGATGCAGAAGGTGCCGGTGAAACATTCCAGGTTACGACATTGGATCTTAAAAACCCTCCAAAAAATAAAGAAGGAGAGCTTGATTTTCAAGAAGACTTCTTTGGAAGGGCCACAAATTTAACGGTTTCGGGCCAGTTAGAAGGAGAGCTTGCTGCTATGGCCTTGTCTGAGGTCTACACCTTCGGCCCCACTTTCCGAGCGGAAAACTCTAATACAACCCGACATCTTGCAGAATTTTGGATGATCGAACCAGAGATGGCCTTTTTCGATGCTGAAGACAATCAAAACCTTGCTGAGGATTTTTTACAGTACGTTATAAAATTCGCTTTAAAGCATTGCAAAGAGGATTTGGAGTTTTTGGACAAGCGAGCAGCTGAGGAAGAGAAGGGTAAAAAAGCAGATCAAAGAAGTGATATGGGTCTATTGGAAAGACTGGATTTTGTTACTCAAAACGAATTTGTTAGAATCACTTACACAGAAGCTTTTGAAATATTGAAGGCTTCTAAACAGAATAAAAAGAAAAAGTTTGTCTACCCTATCGAAGAATGGGGTACGGATCTCCAATCGGAACACGAAAGATTTCTGGTAGAAAAACACTTTAAAAAGCCGGTAATCCTTACTGACTATCCAAAAGAGATCAAATCCTTTTACATGAAACAAAATTCTGACAACAAAACAGTTGCTGCCATGGATATTCTCTTTCCTGGAATTGGAGAAATTGTTGGTGGTTCTCAGCGGGAAGAAAACCTGGACAAGCTTTGTCAACGAATGGACGAACTAAAAATAAGCAAGGAAGAGATGTGGTGGTACCTTGATACTAGGAAATTTGGAACAGCACCACATGCTGGCTTTGGTTTGGGCTTTGAACGATTGGTACTGTTCGTTACTGGCATGGGCAATATTCGAGACGTAATACCATTTCCAAGAACCCCAGGAAATGCTGAATTTTAA
- a CDS encoding phosphatase PAP2 family protein: MLKKTALGLSVIFQPLVIPTFMVATLFYIVPEATMVPKGAKWAVLLLIGFTTFLVPLLSLLGLRYSAVINSLQLPNRRERIYPFALVSVFYVMTVSFFYWKLNIDQLLLVTLGLVTVSLVLMTVVTFFYKISAHQTAMGGWVAIVGVLSVKFTSGPMFYYFLLVIVLSGLIGTARLYLNAHRPSEVYAGFLLGFGICFPVYYHLLIN, translated from the coding sequence GTGTTAAAAAAGACAGCTTTAGGTTTATCGGTAATTTTCCAACCCTTGGTGATACCTACCTTCATGGTAGCCACTTTGTTCTATATAGTTCCAGAAGCTACAATGGTTCCGAAAGGAGCGAAATGGGCTGTATTGCTTTTGATTGGATTTACTACTTTCCTTGTGCCATTATTGAGCCTGCTTGGGTTACGGTATTCAGCAGTAATCAATAGCCTACAGTTGCCTAACAGAAGGGAAAGGATTTATCCTTTTGCCTTGGTGTCTGTATTTTATGTGATGACAGTTTCCTTCTTCTATTGGAAACTGAATATAGATCAATTGCTGCTTGTTACACTTGGGTTGGTTACTGTTAGTTTGGTACTGATGACAGTTGTTACTTTCTTTTATAAAATTAGTGCTCATCAGACGGCGATGGGAGGATGGGTAGCTATTGTAGGGGTATTGTCAGTAAAATTCACCTCAGGCCCAATGTTTTATTATTTTTTACTGGTCATTGTGCTTAGCGGTTTGATAGGGACAGCCAGGTTGTACCTCAATGCCCATAGGCCTTCAGAGGTTTATGCTGGCTTTTTGTTGGGATTTGGGATATGTTTTCCAGTGTATTATCATTTGTTAATCAATTGA
- a CDS encoding YHS domain-containing (seleno)protein encodes MNFAIKLSTLLFISTCSFFFQGVDTSKRVGHFNLDSKHLAIDGYDPVAYFTNGVATEGSKKYSLNYKGVTYYFSSLKNKSLFERDPIKYEPQYGGWCAYAMGDNGEKVSINPKTFKIVDGKLYLFYNKLFTNTLIPWNEDEDNLKGNADDFWKELIK; translated from the coding sequence ATGAATTTCGCAATTAAGCTAAGCACTTTATTATTTATTAGTACCTGCAGTTTTTTCTTTCAAGGAGTTGACACTTCTAAACGTGTGGGACATTTTAACTTAGATTCAAAGCATCTGGCTATTGATGGCTATGATCCTGTGGCCTACTTTACAAATGGAGTAGCTACAGAAGGTAGCAAAAAGTACAGCTTAAATTATAAAGGAGTGACTTACTACTTTTCCTCCTTAAAAAACAAAAGCCTTTTTGAAAGGGATCCCATAAAATATGAACCGCAATATGGTGGTTGGTGTGCTTATGCTATGGGAGATAATGGGGAGAAAGTTTCTATTAATCCCAAAACCTTTAAGATTGTAGATGGAAAGCTTTACTTATTTTACAATAAACTCTTTACCAATACCCTGATTCCATGGAATGAAGATGAGGATAACCTTAAAGGCAATGCGGATGATTTTTGGAAAGAGCTAATTAAGTAG
- a CDS encoding porin family protein → MKRLSIISFILLITFQLQAQEKERTSIGGRPNIKGDLFLDFGFNMLNNRPDDLNTRFIASRVVNVYYQTQIDLGENTGFTFNPGFGLGLEKLAFKDQMTLVSDPDKAVNSSMLVPISEVYGADASVSSNTMAINYFDVPLEFRYHVNKKDYNSGIRVAVGGKIGLLYNAHSKISFTDGDGLEQKIKNSQNFGLNPIRYGVYTRLGFPGFNVWGYYGLNGVFEGNKGPYGTESTQFNFGLSVALF, encoded by the coding sequence ATGAAAAGACTTTCTATTATATCCTTTATTTTATTGATCACTTTTCAACTTCAAGCCCAAGAAAAGGAACGTACATCGATAGGTGGCAGACCGAATATTAAAGGTGACTTGTTTTTGGATTTCGGATTCAATATGCTAAATAACAGGCCTGATGATTTGAATACGCGTTTTATTGCATCACGTGTTGTCAATGTTTATTACCAAACCCAAATTGATTTGGGAGAAAACACAGGCTTTACTTTCAACCCTGGTTTCGGACTGGGTCTTGAAAAACTCGCTTTTAAAGATCAAATGACTCTCGTTTCAGATCCTGACAAAGCTGTAAATTCAAGTATGCTTGTGCCAATTTCTGAGGTATATGGAGCCGATGCTAGTGTATCTTCCAATACTATGGCCATCAACTATTTTGATGTTCCGCTTGAATTCAGGTATCATGTCAACAAAAAAGACTATAACAGCGGTATTCGAGTAGCTGTTGGAGGTAAGATTGGTTTACTGTACAATGCCCATTCAAAAATATCTTTCACTGATGGTGATGGTTTGGAACAAAAAATTAAAAATTCTCAGAATTTTGGATTGAACCCCATTAGGTATGGTGTTTATACTCGTTTAGGATTTCCAGGATTCAACGTTTGGGGATATTATGGATTAAATGGCGTATTTGAAGGGAACAAAGGCCCTTACGGTACAGAGTCCACTCAATTTAATTTCGGACTTTCGGTAGCCTTATTCTAA
- the rpoN gene encoding RNA polymerase factor sigma-54 — translation MQKLNLNQILSQKLSPQQIQFIKLLQVPTAELESRIEEELEINPALEEGKDVDAETQQEEFGDNTDGPESKDDKDINIEDYLNEEYGGYKMQGDGNYSSDEEERDMPLSSYSSLHEQLLSQLNFLKLNDTQRLIGTQLIGSIENDGYIRRDLEAIINDLAFSQNVETDIDEVEEILFKIQTFDPPGIAARNLQECLIIQLERRNATEDPDPLVPRAIYIVQECFEEFTKKHYDKILKKAGIKEEELKEVIHLITRLNPKPGGVSDGMVRNHYVIPDFILNSVNGKFEIVLNSKNAPELKVSRSYSEMFNAYDKSDKKDKKLKETVSFVKQKLDSAKWFIDAIKQRQQTLMRTMQSILDYQHEFFLDGDETKLRPMILKDIAERIDMDISTVSRVANSKSIQTEFGVFPLKYFFSEGIATDGGEDVSNREVKSVLNKMVDEEDKKKPLSDDKLVKLLNQKGYNIARRTVAKYREQLQIPVARLRKEL, via the coding sequence ATGCAGAAACTGAATTTAAACCAGATATTATCTCAGAAATTATCTCCTCAACAGATTCAATTTATCAAACTGCTGCAGGTTCCTACTGCTGAGCTTGAATCCAGAATTGAAGAGGAGTTAGAGATTAACCCAGCCTTAGAGGAAGGGAAAGACGTGGACGCTGAAACCCAACAGGAGGAGTTCGGAGACAATACTGACGGCCCAGAGTCTAAAGATGACAAAGATATCAATATCGAAGATTATCTTAATGAAGAATACGGTGGATATAAAATGCAAGGGGATGGAAACTATTCTTCAGATGAGGAAGAAAGAGATATGCCCTTATCAAGCTATAGTTCTCTTCATGAACAATTGCTATCCCAGCTTAATTTCCTGAAATTAAACGATACCCAACGTTTGATTGGTACGCAGTTAATAGGAAGTATAGAAAATGACGGCTATATAAGGAGGGATCTTGAAGCCATAATTAATGATTTGGCATTTAGTCAGAATGTTGAAACTGATATTGACGAAGTAGAGGAGATACTTTTTAAGATTCAAACTTTTGACCCTCCAGGTATAGCTGCAAGAAATTTGCAGGAATGTTTGATTATTCAATTAGAGCGGAGAAATGCCACAGAGGATCCTGATCCCTTGGTGCCAAGAGCTATTTATATTGTTCAGGAGTGTTTTGAGGAATTCACTAAAAAGCACTATGATAAAATATTGAAAAAAGCAGGAATCAAGGAGGAAGAGCTTAAGGAAGTAATTCACTTGATTACAAGATTGAACCCTAAACCAGGAGGCGTTTCTGACGGTATGGTTCGAAACCATTATGTGATTCCTGATTTTATATTGAATAGTGTGAATGGGAAGTTTGAAATTGTCTTGAATTCAAAGAATGCTCCTGAATTAAAAGTCAGTAGGTCTTATTCTGAAATGTTCAATGCCTATGATAAAAGTGATAAGAAAGACAAAAAACTAAAAGAGACAGTGTCCTTTGTCAAGCAGAAATTGGACTCTGCCAAATGGTTTATCGATGCCATCAAACAAAGGCAACAAACCTTGATGCGTACCATGCAGTCTATTCTGGATTATCAACATGAATTTTTCCTTGATGGTGATGAAACCAAGTTGAGACCAATGATCCTGAAGGATATTGCTGAAAGAATAGATATGGATATTTCTACTGTTTCTAGGGTGGCCAATAGTAAGTCCATACAGACAGAATTTGGTGTGTTTCCTTTAAAATACTTTTTCTCTGAGGGGATAGCTACTGATGGTGGAGAAGATGTAAGTAATAGAGAAGTGAAAAGTGTACTAAATAAAATGGTTGACGAAGAGGACAAGAAAAAGCCACTTTCGGATGATAAATTAGTGAAACTGTTAAACCAGAAAGGATATAATATAGCAAGGAGAACAGTAGCGAAGTATAGGGAACAGCTGCAAATTCCAGTAGCAAGGCTTAGAAAAGAATTGTAG